The following are encoded together in the Humulus lupulus chromosome 5, drHumLupu1.1, whole genome shotgun sequence genome:
- the LOC133778212 gene encoding uncharacterized protein LOC133778212 yields MLIRRDFDLNSVDMCTDSPHVYTDSLVEVFRDTMLKQEIIFRNQVHELHRIYRMQKTLMQNKIQQRPLGHHGLLHSKQYISSVDSADLKLSLRVKEDIGKHKSGKNTWFDVNIHPYAENFIDLEESSATTSNEDSGNAPPSSVTMTDPIITSSLKKDQSHETVENSSFLDNQEKSSFDQGLKECDSSNVLNRKPSTKMEQISTYGKWEVDLNKICCDDSSCYSNDPMLTHPSTASSSHTSIGLVGTVEEGNSHSKVCPKECNNCSDETSGITHPDDSGNFALVDLNSSSERTEICAKHLKVHELSGSEVVLGPCEEFGCNKNDSDDVNIKNMLEISKNQTNTCIATIAVNHEKGKSENDFFTCSDHSKDVIQDGHGNTSSAPCKPCHIGDNESSNAETTQSEVEFLNPLPTDRLLENKKPRPSDSSELTHECLLSEEESDEVDVDVDVSIRKAAESLIHFSLESSAVYEHCSMKDAESIDMEANERAIPQSSYDSFELFTLKLKECSEDDFCVSSKPSEVNFSETKDYGFKIRRGRRLKDFQRDILPGMASLSRHEICEDINILEGVLRSREYRKNQAKMGDGHSWCTPARSRRSRLNYTGRRRFS; encoded by the exons ATGTTAATTCGTCGAGATTTCGACCTGAATTCGGTAGACATGTGTACTGACTCGCCCCATGTCTATACTGATTCACTAGTAGAAGTTTTCAGGGATACTATGCTCAAGCAGGAGATTATATTTCGAAACCAG GTTCATGAACTTCATCGCATTTATAGGATGCAAAAGACACTGATGCAAAATAAAATTCAGCAGAGGCCTCTTGGTCACCATGGACTTCTTCATTCCAAGCAATACATAAGTAGTGTTG ATTCAGCGGATTTGAAGCTATCCCTGAGGGTTAAAGAAGATATCGGAAAACATAAAAGTGGCAAGAACACTTGGTTTGATGTCAATATACATCCCTACGCTGAAAATTTTATTGATTTAGAAGAATCGAGTGCAACAACATCGAACGAGGATTCAGGAAATGCACCTCCTAGCAGTGTTACCATGACTGATCCAATCATCACAAGTAGTCTGAAGAAAGATCAATCACATGAGACTGTAGAGAATAGTTCATTTCTAGATAACCAAGAAAAGAGCTCTTTTGATCAAG GTTTGAAGGAGTGTGATAGTAGTAATGTCTTGAACCGAAAACCATCAACCAAGATGGAGCAAATAAGTACATATGGGAAATGGGAAGTGGACCTCAACAAAATTTGTTGTGATGACTCCTCTTGTTATTCAAATGATCCTATGCTGACTCATCCTTCAACAGCCAGCTCATCACATACTTCCATCGGGCTAGTTGGCACGGTAGAGGAGGGTAATTCTCATTCTAAAGTTTGTCCTAAAGAATGTAACAATTGCTCTGATGAAACTTCTGGAATTACTCATCCAGATGATTCTGGAAATTTTGCATTGGTGGATTTAAACAGTAGTAGTGAAAGAACGGAGATATGTGCTAAACATCTCAAAGTTCATGAATTGAGTGGCAGTGAAGTGGTCCTTGGTCCTTGTGAAGAGTTTGGCTGCAACAAGAATGATTCTGATgatgtaaatataaaaaatatgttgGAGATTTCAAAGAACCAAACTAATACATGCATAGCTACTATAGCAGTAAACCATGAGAAGGGGAAATCAGAAAATGATTTTTTTACTTGTTCAGATCATAGTAAGGATGTGATCCAAGATGGACATGGCAATACGTCCTCAGCACCATGCAAACCTTGCCACATTGGTGATAATGAATCCAGTAATGCAGAGACTACGCAATCTGAAGTGGAGTTTTTGAATCCCTTGCCAACTGATAGGCTTTTAGAAAACAAGAAGCCAAGGCCTTCTGACAGCAGTGAACTCACTCATGAGTGCCTCCTCAGCGAAGAAGAATCAGATGAGGTTGATGTTGATGTTGATGTTTCGATCCGAAAGGCAGCTGAGTCACTTATCCACTTCTCGTTGGAGAGTTCAGCTGTTTATGAACATTGTTCTATGAAAGATGCAGAATCAATTGACATGGAAGCTAATGAGAGAGCAATACCACAGTCTTCTTATGATTCATTTGAACTATTCACTCTAAAACTTAAGGAATGCAGTGAAGATGACTTTTGTGTGTCATCAAAGCCTTCTGAAGTAAATTTTTCAGAGACAAAGGATTATGGTTTCAAGATAAGAAGGGGCAGGAGATTGAAAGACTTCCAGAGAGACATACTTCCTGGCATGGCATCGCTGTCAAGACATGAAATCTGCGAAGATATTAACATTCTTGAGGGAGTTTTAAGGTCAAGAGAGTACAGGAAAAACCAAGCGAAGATGGGAGATGGACACAGCTGGTGCACACCTGCAAGAAGCAGGCGATCACGACTCAATTACACTGGACGGAGAAGATTCTCATGA
- the LOC133778213 gene encoding probable WRKY transcription factor 15, with product MDQMMGKASAVCVSMSTPPRWDLKLHETAQSSFKRAYHLFNCISDKKRERSVQEVTLIAQDAIDEFKRLLTLLDSGSVLSSSDKKRIRKGPLPKTNDINHVELMDSPNSSYKTLAYNSTRPFIGRQFLPPQNTSQATSSIHRSSLSLSTLILPSNSIMGMTQFSQQPSSSLISMNGSSIIKTHVVQQHSSSDFLASEVSSSIFSSKWKCGEKSEDTSMKCVASTGGCHCSKRRKLKKRRRIRVPSVSNKLADIPPDDYSWRKYGQKPIKGSPYPRSYYKCSSLKGCPARKHVERCLEDPAMLVVTYEGDHNHSRITFQAPNLMIQVQQ from the exons ATGGATCAAATGATGGGAAAAGCTTCAGCCGTCTGTGTTTCAATGAGTACTCCTCCAAGATGGGATTTGAAACTTCATGAAACTGCTCAGAGTAGTTTTAAGAGAGCCTATCACCTCTTCAATTGTATATCAgataaaaagagagagagaagtgttCAAGAAGTGACTCTCATAGCTCAAGATGCCATTGATGAATTCAAAAGGCTGCTTACTCTCCTAGATAGTGGATCAGTGCTGTCATCGTCAGATAAGAAGAGGATTAGAAAGGGTCCCTTGCCTAAAACCAATGATATAAATCATGTTGAATTGATGGATAGTCCGAATTCTTCATACAAAACTTTGGCATACAACTCAACCAGACCCTTCATTGGTAGACAGTTTCTCCCTCCACAGAATACTAGTCAAGCCACTAGTTCTATTCATAGAAGCAGTCTTAGCTTGAGTACTTTGATTCTTCCAAGTAATTCAATCATGGGGATGACCCAATTCTCTCAACAACCTAGCAGCTCTTTGATCAGTATGAATGGAAGCAGTATTATTAAAACACATGTAGTTCAGCAGCATTCATCATCGGATTTTTTAGCTTCTGAGGTCAGTTCTTCTATATTTTCTTCTAAATGGAAGTGTGGGGAGAAAAGTGAAGATACAAGTATGAAATGTGTAGCCTCAACTGGTGGATGTCACTGTTCAAAGAGGAG GAAACTAAAGAAAAGGAGGAGAATTCGAGTTCCATCTGTTAGCAATAAATTAGCAGATATACCTCCCGATGACTACTCTTGGAGGAAATATGGTCAGAAGCCCATTAAAGGATCTCCATATCCAAG GAGCTATTACAAGTGCAGCAGCCTGAAGGGGTGCCCTGCAAGAAAGCATGTGGAGAGGTGTTTGGAGGATCCTGCCATGTTAGTTGTCACATATGAAGGTGATCACAACCACTCAAGAATCACATTTCAAGCACCCAATTTGATGATTCAAGTTCAACAATAA